The DNA window AAGGAGCAATCATTCAAGCCGCTAAAGATGCAAAAGTTGCACATGACTAGTTGCACTTTTACCTTGGGTCAACAGCTTCTAATAATGTGTTAAGGTAATTGGTCCCCAGAACCTTACAAGTAACAAAGACATAAGAATTCATTCTATTTTGTCAAACAAAAATTAGTAATAATGAAAAGATGCAGTACCTGAATCTTTGCTAAAGTCCTTGCTTCCATGAATGCTTTCAATACTTTCCACAGTGCTCTAAATCCAGTTCCAGCATTAATTATATAAAGTTGATTTAATGTCTGTAGCAGTCAGCAAGATGTGTATGAGCAGACTGTGGATAGTATAATAGCAACATTAGATGTTCAAGGCTTCAGGCATAGATATAACCAAGACAAACCTCTGGATAGTAATTGCTATCGATCTTTTGGATCTCTATGAACATCTCTCTTGCAGATTTTGAAAAATTATTCATCCCCTGAACAACAGCAGCCAAGACAAAACGTATGATTGTGTAAAGATTGTCAAATAACTTCTTTATATGCCAGATAGAGCATTTCAAAACTTGACAGTTCCCTGTAGACATTTTTATTTTGGCCTCATGTATATGGAACGTTTGTATAGCCATAAAATGCAATGTAAATACTACTTAATATTTTACAGCAAGGCCCTGTCTGACGAACCAAGTTACAAGACAATGATAAGTCAAAGCATCCTAAATACTACCTGCTCTTTTCAACATGAAACTTGGATCTAAGTATTAGAGAATGAAGAATGGCTGAACATTTAGGCAACTATTTTCTTAGAAACTTGATATGTAAAACATTAAAGGGAAGGGCTTCATTTAGACATCACACACCAATCCTTTCACATCCAATATGGCTGTTGTAGAGGCTATGTGCTTTTTAGCCGCAATTGAGCAAGCAGGATATCTCAAAGACATAGTTTTCTCCTGTTCTGATATATGATATTTTACATATCGATCAATACTTGTCACCTGCATGAGCTTGCTAAGATCCACCAAGCCAATCCGTTCGATATATAGAGGCCTGCCAAATTTATCAACTCCATGAAATCCATGAGGATAGCATCTTTTCACAGCATCATACTCCTCAAATTTAAATTCCTGTAGCACATAAACAACCATTTAAGTTTGATATTTCAATACGATAATTATTTTGACATTCAATGAGGACTTTTCAAGGCTTAATTAAAGGAAGAACTCAGCAAAATTCCAAGATAATTGTAAGCATTAATGCTTGTAACAAACCGGAGATAAAAGACATATAACACAGAATAACCACACCACATACATTTGCAATGGCATCAACAGAACAATCTTCACGCCATTTTAACATATTTAAGAACATTTCTTTTGCCTTTAAGATGTTGAAGCCTCTCATTCTCAGAAAGCTGCATGTTGAAAGAAAATAATGAGGTCAAGACCATCTTAAGTGCAAAATCGGATGGAAACAGTCATACTACAACCACAGAAGACTTAAAAACCTCCTATCCGTTACTTGGATGGACCATTCCGGCCCAACAACAATATAACATAGTTTTTCAGTAAATAGACAAAACGGGCATACCGTAGGAGGAGATAGTAGTCATCAAACTTCTCTGGTAGCTCGTTGCTTGCAAGAAGTAACTCCCGCAAGGATTGCACACACTGCTCTTCCTTCTGGTCATGGACACCGTCAACAATATTGCGAGAAATTTTTGTCTTGCTGTTCCTCCTAAGTAGCTGTTCGATAGATCTGAAGCTCATCTTTGATATGGAGTGTTTTTGCTCTGTACT is part of the Panicum hallii strain FIL2 chromosome 2, PHallii_v3.1, whole genome shotgun sequence genome and encodes:
- the LOC112882714 gene encoding phosphatidylinositol/phosphatidylcholine transfer protein SFH11-like isoform X6, translated to MSFRSIEQLLRRNSKTKISRNIVDGVHDQKEEQCVQSLRELLLASNELPEKFDDYYLLLRFLRMRGFNILKAKEMFLNMLKWREDCSVDAIANEFKFEEYDAVKRCYPHGFHGVDKFGRPLYIERIGLVDLSKLMQVTSIDRYVKYHISEQEKTMSLRYPACSIAAKKHIASTTAILDVKGLGMNNFSKSAREMFIEIQKIDSNYYPETLNQLYIINAGTGFRALWKVLKAFMEARTLAKIQVLGTNYLNTLLEAVDPSNLPDFLGGTCNCPATGGCLLHDKGPWTDPEMVRASKAAFGKGQKSFNELTATIACESFAGCQEPSAKQVDSTSCRKRTLGMLLKDDQDGTDTSGNILRKQVDEQISEKIQELEDCAAQTKETLQTLICKQQELTNHIEQLRRILRDGTSADKQTDVQNSKLEKAKKGKKQVIVLSL